Genomic window (Ureibacillus composti):
GAATAAGAAAATAATCGCTAGAATAACAATTGTGTCATTTATTATTGGCTTAATGATTGCAATTCAATATAATACCGTTCAAAAACCGACTGAACGAGATACCCGCGACATTTGGGAAGTAAGACAAGAGTTATCAGAAGAGAAAAAGAGACAATCTGAATTACTTTCTGAAATATTGACTCTCAGCGAGGACGTTAAGGAATACGAAAGTTCGAACTCCAAAAATCAAGGACAAGTTTTACAAAATACACTTGAAGAGTTAAAACGTGAAGCTGGTCTTTCCCCTGTTTCCGGCCCGGGCTTGACCCTAAATATTCGACCCTCTATGGAATTAATCGAATTTGGGTATCAAGTAGAACCTATTTCTCCTGAATTACTCATCCGTTTAGTGAATGAAATATTCCGTTTTAATGGTTTATATATGGAAATCAATGGCCAAAGAATTGTTCATACTACTGCAATTCGAGATATTAATGGGGATACAACGGTTAATAGCATACCTATTAATGATACAGAGGTAGAAATAAAAGTAATTACAGAAAGCTTTGAAATGGCTGAGAAACTTTATAGTTACTTATATGCTTCAGGATTTCAAGATGATTTTTATATCGATAATCTTGATTTAGTCATTAATAAGGCACAGGATAAAATTACCATTACAAAATTTGACGGTGAACTTGTAAACTCATATTTAGTGGAAGAAAATAAAGGGGATTAGAGTATGTGGTTACCATTACTAGGATTAATATTAGGACTAGCCTTAGGTCTCTTAACCGATATTCAAATTCCTGCAGTTTATGAAAACTATTTATCTATTGCAGTATTAGCTGCACTTGATACATTATTTGGGGGAATACGGGCTCATTTACAACAAGTCTATGATGATAAAGTTTTTGTATCCGGATTTTTCTTTAATATCGCGTTAGCAGCAGGACTTGCATTTTTAGGAGTACATCTAGGAGTTGATCTATATTTAGCTGCGATTTTTGCCTTTGGAGTGCGGTTATTCCAGAATATAGCTGTCATTCGACGAATTTTGATAACAAAATGGGAAGACAGACATAAAAATGGGATGAAAAATCAGTAAAATAGCGGTAAAATTGAATAGTATATATTATTTTATTTAGACATTGATATAAAACTACAATACAATGAAAAGTAGGAGTATTCGAAGGAGGTGCGGTAGTTTGAATCATGAAAATATTTATATCTCACTTGATATTGGATCGTCGTCTATTAAAGTTTTAATAGGTGAAGTGAGTGACAACAACATTCATGTTATAGGCGTCGGCAATGTAAAATCAAACGGAATTCGAAAAGGTACTATTGTTGATATAGATGCAACAGTCCAATCAATTAGAAAAGCCGTAGAACAAGCTGAACGTATGACTGGACTAGCAGTTGAAGAAGTAATATTAGGTATACCCGCAATTCAAACTTCACTAAAATCCGTTAAAGGTGTAGTCGCCGTTAATAGTGAAAACCGTGAAATTACAGATGATGATTTGGAACGAGTGATTGATTCGGCACAAGCAATGTCTGTGCCACCTGAAAGTGTTTTGGTAAACATCATACCGCGTCAATTTATTGTTGATAATTTGGATGAGATCAAAGACCCCCGTGGGATGATTGGAATCCGTTTAGAAATGGATGCAACGATGATTACCACTTCTAAAACAATCGTGCATAATGTATTAAGATGTGTTGAGCGAGCAGGTTTACAAATAAGAGAAATATATTTGCAACCGCTAGCAGCTGGTCATCTTGCATTATCTGAAGACGAAAAAAATCAAGGTACTGCTTTCATTGATTTAGGTGGTGGCTCAACAACTATCGCAGTATTTGAAGACGGATTATTAAAACATACAGGAGTTGTGCCAATCGGCGGCGAACATATAACTAAAGATTTATCGATTGTGCTAAAAACTCCAACTGAACAAGCCGAACAAATTAAGAAACAATTTGGACATGCCTTTTACGATGATGCATCAGATGAAGAACTATTTGAAGTTCCTGTTGTTGGAACCGATACTACAGATCAGTTTAGTCAAAGATTTATTTCAAATGTCATAGGAGCACGTTTAGAAGAACTATTTGAAATGATTTTGGACAAATTAGCTGATATGGGTGTTCGTGACCTTCCGGGTGGCGTAGTTATTACAGGTGGTGTAGCACAATTAGAAGGAATTGCACCATTGGCTAGACAAGTAATGCAAACTCGTGTAAGAATATATACCCCTGATTATATCGGGGTTCGGGAACC
Coding sequences:
- a CDS encoding DUF881 domain-containing protein, encoding MNKKIIARITIVSFIIGLMIAIQYNTVQKPTERDTRDIWEVRQELSEEKKRQSELLSEILTLSEDVKEYESSNSKNQGQVLQNTLEELKREAGLSPVSGPGLTLNIRPSMELIEFGYQVEPISPELLIRLVNEIFRFNGLYMEINGQRIVHTTAIRDINGDTTVNSIPINDTEVEIKVITESFEMAEKLYSYLYASGFQDDFYIDNLDLVINKAQDKITITKFDGELVNSYLVEENKGD
- a CDS encoding small basic family protein; the protein is MWLPLLGLILGLALGLLTDIQIPAVYENYLSIAVLAALDTLFGGIRAHLQQVYDDKVFVSGFFFNIALAAGLAFLGVHLGVDLYLAAIFAFGVRLFQNIAVIRRILITKWEDRHKNGMKNQ
- the ftsA gene encoding cell division protein FtsA, giving the protein MNHENIYISLDIGSSSIKVLIGEVSDNNIHVIGVGNVKSNGIRKGTIVDIDATVQSIRKAVEQAERMTGLAVEEVILGIPAIQTSLKSVKGVVAVNSENREITDDDLERVIDSAQAMSVPPESVLVNIIPRQFIVDNLDEIKDPRGMIGIRLEMDATMITTSKTIVHNVLRCVERAGLQIREIYLQPLAAGHLALSEDEKNQGTAFIDLGGGSTTIAVFEDGLLKHTGVVPIGGEHITKDLSIVLKTPTEQAEQIKKQFGHAFYDDASDEELFEVPVVGTDTTDQFSQRFISNVIGARLEELFEMILDKLADMGVRDLPGGVVITGGVAQLEGIAPLARQVMQTRVRIYTPDYIGVREPSYTTAVGLIQYAHDEDEFYGRSPSEAPVYATAGAGNTPPKKQSNASEKAEQTNKTSVIDKAKRLFDKFFE